A window of the Chloroflexota bacterium genome harbors these coding sequences:
- a CDS encoding aspartate aminotransferase family protein, with protein MLKSDELRERDAKCIVRAWASEAEPTVVAHAKGATVWDPDGREYIDCSSGLFAVNVGHCHPEVIAAIKEQVEKVMQVSILQTTEPLITLAEKLVEITPPNLSKCYFTNGGTESIDTAVKLVRQYTGKYEIIVLKNAFHGLSGWALAGTGATSYKKGFGPLPTGFLRAPHAYCYRCPFDRSYPSCELRCAQEIENIILDQAICTVSEGSIGAVLVEPVQGRGGIIPPDDWLPRVREICTKHGLLLALDEIQTAFGRTGKFFAFQHRDVIPDVLVLSKNVGGGIPSGVVMMSDEMAQKFFTGTTPTHSGNALAAAAGLAALQVLLREKLWENAAAMGQRFREGFLNMRMAKYVGEARFKGLMGGVELVLDQKTKQPVPRAEMNRIKWALWKRGVIISASGPLGNVFRVQPPLVITAEQVDKVVAAFDESLAEVLK; from the coding sequence ATGCTGAAATCTGATGAACTAAGAGAAAGAGATGCCAAGTGTATTGTCCGCGCCTGGGCCAGCGAGGCAGAGCCAACTGTTGTGGCCCATGCCAAAGGTGCCACGGTTTGGGATCCAGATGGACGAGAGTACATTGACTGCTCCTCTGGCCTTTTTGCGGTCAACGTAGGCCATTGCCATCCAGAGGTCATTGCCGCTATTAAGGAGCAGGTCGAGAAAGTAATGCAGGTCTCTATCCTGCAGACTACAGAACCGCTGATCACCCTAGCAGAAAAACTTGTGGAGATCACTCCGCCCAATTTGAGCAAATGCTATTTCACCAACGGTGGGACAGAATCCATTGACACCGCGGTCAAGTTGGTGCGCCAATACACCGGCAAATACGAAATCATCGTGCTCAAGAATGCCTTTCACGGACTATCTGGATGGGCCTTAGCCGGCACAGGCGCTACATCTTACAAGAAGGGTTTTGGACCTTTGCCTACCGGCTTTTTGCGCGCTCCCCATGCTTATTGCTATCGCTGTCCTTTTGATCGTTCTTATCCATCCTGTGAATTGCGCTGTGCACAGGAAATTGAGAACATCATCCTCGACCAGGCCATCTGCACCGTGTCCGAAGGTTCAATAGGCGCAGTGCTGGTCGAACCTGTGCAGGGACGTGGCGGTATTATCCCTCCCGATGACTGGTTGCCCCGCGTGCGGGAGATCTGCACCAAGCATGGATTGCTATTGGCGCTTGACGAGATACAGACGGCTTTCGGGCGAACAGGCAAGTTCTTCGCCTTCCAGCACCGCGATGTGATCCCGGACGTGCTGGTCCTCTCGAAGAACGTAGGAGGCGGAATTCCATCCGGTGTAGTCATGATGAGCGACGAAATGGCGCAAAAATTCTTCACCGGCACGACCCCCACCCACTCCGGCAATGCCCTGGCTGCGGCCGCCGGTCTGGCAGCATTGCAGGTTTTGCTGAGGGAGAAACTATGGGAGAATGCCGCGGCTATGGGACAGCGCTTCCGCGAGGGGTTCCTCAACATGCGCATGGCTAAGTATGTCGGTGAGGCCCGTTTCAAAGGGCTGATGGGCGGCGTGGAACTAGTGCTGGATCAGAAGACCAAGCAACCCGTGCCCAGAGCAGAGATGAACCGCATCAAGTGGGCTCTGTGGAAACGCGGCGTCATCATCTCTGCATCAGGGCCACTCGGCAACGTTTTCCGCGTTCAGCCACCCCTGGTCATCACCGCAGAGCAGGTGGACAAAGTGGTCGCTGCATTTGATGAATCACTTGCAGAAGTGCTGAAATGA
- a CDS encoding ATP-binding cassette domain-containing protein, with amino-acid sequence MALIELKDYSFRYRGFKRKALADINLEIEGGSVVGLIGRAGAGKTTLLKSLIGIIPFVDSGDYEGEVVVNGLRVKEQTIGDMARYVGIVLENPDVQIFSLTVRDDIAFGPANLGLPLEEIEKRVQYALEQAELKGFEERNPNDLSGGEQQSLAIAGALAMMPRVLALDEPVAMLDPVGKERVLSIMEHVARRSADTLTIISEAGADIETVAEKVDRVIILHKGEALRDGSRELFADPILDEIGVGRPQVSSLFAGLREAGIPVNHIPITLDEAVVEMEKLLAKRGIDRIQLPPHYGQRQQQRTFGEEIVRVENLHHIYMPKIHALKGVSMSVRSGEIVGIIGQNGSGKTTLARHLVGLLKPTNRDAVVQVMGKDIPKMDLRQVIKMINYVFQNPDDQIFADTVWEEVAFAPMMMDMPEEETKKLVQEAIEVFRLKGHESDYTMSLPEDLKTFLAIASILPLKPRILLIDEPTTGLDTWGSQVMMDSIEQLRSAGHTILIITHTMKTVARYCDRVIVMNQGEIIADGTTREVFSQPEKLLEADIKPPQITQLGQRLVDRGFPGDVLTVEEMRDILLYNLKPGEA; translated from the coding sequence ATGGCTCTTATCGAATTGAAAGATTATAGCTTCCGGTATCGAGGTTTTAAGCGAAAAGCACTTGCCGACATCAACCTGGAGATAGAGGGGGGAAGCGTGGTAGGCCTCATCGGCCGCGCTGGCGCCGGCAAGACCACCCTGCTCAAATCCTTGATCGGCATCATTCCCTTTGTGGATTCAGGCGATTACGAAGGCGAGGTCGTGGTCAATGGGCTGCGTGTGAAGGAGCAGACCATTGGCGACATGGCACGCTATGTTGGTATCGTGTTGGAGAACCCGGACGTACAGATCTTCTCACTCACAGTACGGGATGACATCGCCTTCGGTCCGGCTAACCTTGGTTTGCCCCTCGAAGAAATCGAGAAGCGCGTGCAATACGCCCTGGAGCAGGCTGAACTAAAAGGATTTGAGGAAAGAAACCCCAACGACTTGTCCGGAGGAGAGCAACAAAGCCTGGCCATTGCTGGCGCTCTGGCCATGATGCCACGCGTGCTGGCTTTGGACGAACCAGTGGCTATGCTGGACCCGGTGGGCAAAGAACGCGTGCTCTCTATAATGGAGCACGTCGCGCGTCGCAGTGCTGACACACTGACGATCATTTCCGAGGCCGGCGCAGACATTGAGACCGTAGCCGAAAAGGTTGACCGTGTCATTATCCTGCACAAAGGCGAAGCCCTTCGCGATGGTTCACGTGAGCTATTTGCCGATCCGATACTGGATGAAATTGGCGTTGGACGACCGCAGGTAAGCTCCCTGTTTGCGGGATTGCGCGAGGCAGGCATACCTGTGAACCATATCCCCATCACTCTGGATGAGGCAGTTGTCGAGATGGAGAAACTGCTCGCCAAGAGGGGAATAGACCGCATTCAATTGCCACCTCACTACGGTCAGCGCCAGCAGCAGCGTACGTTCGGCGAAGAAATCGTGCGCGTAGAGAACTTGCATCACATCTACATGCCCAAGATCCACGCACTCAAAGGCGTTTCCATGAGCGTGCGCTCAGGCGAGATCGTGGGCATTATCGGACAGAATGGCTCCGGCAAGACAACTCTGGCTCGCCATCTCGTAGGACTGTTGAAGCCGACGAACCGAGATGCAGTAGTACAGGTTATGGGCAAAGACATCCCCAAGATGGATTTGCGCCAGGTCATCAAGATGATCAACTACGTATTCCAGAATCCCGATGACCAGATCTTCGCCGATACCGTCTGGGAAGAAGTTGCCTTTGCCCCGATGATGATGGATATGCCCGAAGAAGAAACCAAGAAGTTGGTTCAAGAGGCGATTGAGGTCTTTCGCCTAAAGGGGCATGAATCGGACTATACTATGTCCTTGCCTGAGGACCTGAAGACATTCCTGGCTATTGCCAGCATTCTCCCACTGAAACCACGCATCCTGCTTATTGACGAACCAACAACGGGTCTGGATACCTGGGGGTCACAGGTTATGATGGACAGCATTGAGCAATTGCGCTCTGCCGGCCACACGATCCTTATCATCACCCATACAATGAAGACAGTAGCGCGCTATTGCGATCGCGTGATCGTCATGAACCAGGGCGAGATCATCGCCGATGGAACGACGCGGGAAGTTTTCTCTCAGCCGGAGAAGTTACTGGAAGCAGACATCAAACCGCCGCAAATCACCCAATTGGGACAAAGGCTGGTGGACAGGGGATTCCCTGGTGATGTATTGACCGTGGAGGAGATGCGAGATATCCTTCTCTACAATCTGAAACCGGGGGAGGCATGA
- a CDS encoding energy-coupling factor transporter transmembrane protein EcfT, producing the protein MAYWLEYESRDTPIHKGVQTLTKLVVFGCIGLLAGLWWDPRYQLLLVIPAILLIRASKLPLGWFKVVALAIATSIYPVTLTAIGQTNPDLFKVLDKTWATTPIALVTLPVAGRVGLTYGSIMWLVAAELRTLVVASYAFVFIYTTSMAELTDTLLMLKVPRPVIFVVSIAYKLIPQLQRVVDHILSAQRLRGWHLRYWNPVKIIRKAMPLMKPLMRRAAMLTEQITVATEIRAFGTGKPTPTRPLKLNRIDYVIMGITIVLTVIGLYGLAFHNAGLL; encoded by the coding sequence ATGGCATATTGGTTGGAGTACGAATCGCGCGATACACCAATCCACAAAGGAGTGCAAACCTTAACCAAGTTAGTCGTTTTTGGCTGTATTGGACTGCTGGCCGGGCTGTGGTGGGATCCACGCTATCAACTGTTGCTGGTGATACCGGCGATTCTGTTGATCAGAGCTTCGAAACTACCGCTTGGCTGGTTCAAGGTAGTGGCACTGGCTATTGCTACCAGCATCTACCCCGTAACCCTGACCGCTATTGGCCAGACCAACCCCGACCTGTTCAAAGTCCTGGACAAGACCTGGGCAACCACACCTATTGCGCTCGTTACTCTGCCCGTGGCAGGGCGCGTGGGATTGACCTATGGCAGCATCATGTGGCTAGTAGCTGCAGAGTTGCGTACTCTGGTGGTAGCTTCTTATGCCTTCGTCTTTATCTATACAACTTCGATGGCCGAACTGACCGACACCCTTCTTATGCTAAAAGTGCCCCGTCCGGTGATTTTTGTGGTTTCGATTGCATACAAACTAATCCCTCAGTTGCAACGCGTTGTAGATCATATCTTGAGCGCACAACGCTTGCGTGGCTGGCACCTGCGCTACTGGAATCCGGTAAAAATTATCCGCAAAGCCATGCCTCTGATGAAACCGCTAATGCGGCGCGCAGCTATGCTTACCGAACAGATCACCGTTGCGACGGAGATACGCGCCTTTGGCACCGGCAAACCAACGCCCACGCGGCCATTGAAATTGAATCGGATAGACTATGTGATAATGGGCATCACGATTGTGCTGACAGTCATTGGTCTGTATGGTTTGGCATTCCATAACGCGGGGTTGTTGTAG
- a CDS encoding fructose-bisphosphate aldolase has protein sequence MNPRLRSIFRSDGHAVIVPIDHTMALGLVAGWEKPEKTLSAVIEGGVDAIMTTYGIAKHFRPLWQGKVAMIVRLDGGTTLFSEEWGANTRWVQLYTVEDALRIGANGVIVMTWFGIPVEVDSIQTTARVAAECERWQVPMAAEALPPRSKWHDSEALATAARIAAEYGADFIKTHYPGSVNAFQRIASACPVPVLTAGGARTESVRDTLQAAQDMLQGGGAGVFCGRNVWQHPNPAAVTRALVRLIHEGATVEQALQEVP, from the coding sequence ATGAACCCACGTCTACGGTCTATTTTCCGCAGCGATGGACACGCAGTTATTGTGCCCATTGATCACACCATGGCCCTGGGACTTGTCGCGGGGTGGGAAAAACCAGAAAAGACCTTATCTGCTGTCATCGAGGGCGGGGTGGATGCCATCATGACTACCTACGGCATTGCTAAGCATTTCCGTCCGCTATGGCAGGGAAAAGTGGCCATGATCGTACGCTTGGATGGAGGAACAACGCTCTTTTCCGAAGAATGGGGTGCAAACACGCGCTGGGTACAACTGTACACGGTCGAGGACGCTCTGCGCATTGGCGCAAACGGTGTCATCGTGATGACCTGGTTTGGCATCCCTGTGGAGGTTGATTCTATTCAAACTACGGCACGTGTAGCCGCAGAATGCGAGCGTTGGCAGGTGCCTATGGCTGCTGAAGCACTTCCTCCGCGTTCCAAATGGCATGACTCCGAGGCGCTGGCGACAGCCGCCCGCATCGCTGCTGAATACGGCGCCGATTTCATTAAAACTCATTACCCTGGTTCGGTGAACGCTTTCCAACGTATCGCGTCCGCCTGTCCCGTTCCAGTGCTGACCGCCGGAGGCGCTCGCACCGAATCCGTGCGCGATACACTACAGGCCGCCCAGGATATGCTGCAAGGTGGCGGAGCTGGCGTCTTTTGTGGGCGCAATGTATGGCAGCATCCTAATCCCGCTGCTGTGACCAGAGCCCTGGTGCGCTTGATCCACGAAGGCGCCACTGTAGAGCAAGCTTTGCAAGAAGTGCCATAA
- a CDS encoding ribonuclease H-like domain-containing protein — protein sequence MNHTLNSGRQPVSSEKLRRLGVQLGVAGLRPAAKGSRSTPATSLEALVPGQVVETPYGTCFMVETRYHLDYTHGGYPLGELPSRERPSPYLAHLTGDQRVAAQDFASAIFFDIETTGLGIGAGMYAFMVGFGTFEGDAFCLRQYFMRDYHEEEALLYLLNQHMQGFSWWVSFNGRNFDLPILATRFTCGRQEMPLAQAPHLDLLYPARRLWRQRLSSCALSSLEAGVLGMTREGDVPGWLIPELYFDYLRYGEVEPLRQVFLHNALDILSLVALTVKADAMLRDPFGQEVEHAVDLYSLGLVFESLGERHAAQRAYEQALQKRLPPGIQEQALRRLSFLYKRSGQTERAVRIWHVLQEKNRAEAYVELAKYYEHQQRDYAIAARLVSEALALDNLPAKGYCSPQALRARLARLKRKLGEGGLPMPHIESYSFGRITIDGKTYTSDVIILPDGVRPGWWRKEGHNLHKEDLVEIIAVRPQVLVIGTGNVGLMQVPQDVLDYLATHGIRAEIEHTAAACKRYNELSASEQVAAALHLTC from the coding sequence ATGAACCATACTCTCAATTCAGGACGACAACCTGTAAGTAGCGAAAAACTGCGCCGATTGGGAGTGCAACTCGGCGTGGCTGGCTTGCGTCCCGCCGCGAAGGGGTCGCGCAGCACTCCTGCAACGTCCCTAGAAGCGTTAGTGCCCGGGCAAGTTGTGGAGACGCCATACGGCACCTGCTTCATGGTGGAGACGCGCTATCACCTGGATTATACTCACGGTGGCTATCCGCTGGGAGAACTCCCCTCGCGCGAACGTCCTTCTCCTTATCTGGCTCATCTAACCGGTGATCAGCGCGTGGCTGCTCAGGACTTTGCTTCTGCCATTTTCTTCGATATCGAGACCACTGGGCTGGGCATCGGGGCAGGCATGTACGCGTTTATGGTGGGCTTTGGCACGTTCGAGGGCGATGCATTCTGCCTGCGCCAATACTTCATGCGCGACTATCACGAAGAAGAGGCATTGCTCTATCTCCTCAATCAGCACATGCAGGGCTTTTCCTGGTGGGTGAGTTTTAACGGGCGCAACTTCGACTTGCCCATCCTGGCAACGCGCTTTACCTGTGGACGTCAGGAGATGCCCCTCGCTCAGGCGCCACACCTGGATTTGCTCTACCCGGCGCGCCGGCTGTGGCGGCAGCGACTGAGCTCCTGTGCGCTCTCTTCCCTAGAGGCAGGCGTATTGGGCATGACCCGCGAGGGAGACGTGCCCGGCTGGTTGATTCCGGAACTGTACTTTGACTACCTGCGCTATGGCGAAGTTGAACCGTTGCGTCAAGTCTTTTTGCACAACGCCCTCGACATCCTCAGCCTAGTTGCCCTCACCGTTAAGGCAGATGCCATGCTGCGCGATCCCTTTGGACAAGAAGTGGAGCACGCCGTAGATCTGTACAGTCTAGGCCTGGTGTTCGAGTCCCTGGGAGAGAGACACGCAGCCCAGCGTGCCTATGAACAAGCCCTGCAGAAACGGTTGCCTCCTGGCATACAAGAGCAGGCGCTGCGTCGCTTGTCTTTCCTCTACAAGAGAAGCGGACAAACTGAGCGCGCAGTGCGCATCTGGCATGTGTTGCAGGAGAAGAATCGAGCCGAGGCTTATGTGGAACTGGCCAAGTACTACGAGCACCAACAACGCGATTATGCGATAGCAGCCCGACTCGTCAGCGAAGCGCTGGCTCTGGATAACCTGCCAGCAAAGGGCTATTGTTCGCCACAGGCGTTGAGAGCGCGGCTAGCACGGCTGAAGAGAAAACTGGGAGAAGGAGGTTTGCCCATGCCTCATATCGAATCCTACTCATTTGGCAGGATCACCATAGACGGCAAGACCTATACCTCCGATGTCATCATCCTGCCGGATGGCGTGCGCCCAGGATGGTGGCGTAAAGAAGGGCATAACCTGCATAAGGAAGACCTAGTGGAAATCATCGCGGTGCGTCCGCAGGTGTTGGTCATCGGCACCGGCAATGTAGGACTCATGCAAGTACCCCAGGATGTTTTGGACTATCTGGCTACGCATGGCATCCGTGCCGAGATAGAGCACACGGCCGCAGCGTGCAAACGCTATAACGAGCTATCTGCGTCGGAACAGGTGGCAGCTGCCCTGCACCTGACTTGCTGA
- a CDS encoding radical SAM protein, whose translation MLNMIVREITCKSALTRSGISGVDYALNPYVGCQHGCAYCYAVFMKRFTGHREEWGQFVDVRVNAPQVLSRQLEHAKPGTVSLGTVTDAYQPLERQYELSWQCLQALVAHPDFSTTVLTKSALVLRDLDVLREMKDVEVAFTITTLNESVRRALEPHASPIPQRIEALSRLHDAGIRTWAFFGPALPVFSDSEEDIDALFAALAQTGISHILVDTLNLKSAPWGRLQQALTKHYPEVLDTYHLIWQDPRGYATALAKRIARAAERHNVAYELCF comes from the coding sequence TTGCTGAACATGATTGTACGCGAGATCACCTGCAAGTCAGCCCTGACCCGCTCGGGCATCAGCGGCGTGGATTATGCCCTCAATCCTTACGTAGGCTGCCAGCACGGCTGCGCCTATTGCTACGCCGTGTTCATGAAACGCTTTACAGGCCATCGCGAGGAATGGGGGCAATTCGTGGACGTGCGTGTGAACGCACCCCAAGTATTGTCAAGGCAATTAGAGCACGCCAAGCCGGGCACTGTCAGCCTAGGGACCGTAACAGATGCTTACCAGCCCTTGGAGCGCCAGTACGAACTGAGCTGGCAGTGCCTGCAAGCCCTGGTCGCCCATCCAGATTTCTCCACCACCGTGCTGACGAAAAGTGCCCTTGTGTTGCGCGACCTGGATGTGCTGCGTGAGATGAAGGACGTGGAAGTGGCATTTACTATCACAACCCTGAATGAATCGGTGCGGCGTGCGCTGGAGCCCCACGCGTCGCCCATTCCACAGCGCATCGAGGCATTGTCCCGTCTGCATGACGCAGGCATTCGCACCTGGGCCTTCTTCGGCCCTGCCCTGCCGGTCTTTTCCGACAGCGAAGAAGATATAGACGCCCTGTTTGCTGCTCTGGCGCAAACTGGCATTTCACACATTCTAGTGGATACACTCAATCTGAAAAGCGCTCCATGGGGACGGTTGCAGCAGGCGTTGACAAAGCATTATCCCGAGGTGCTTGACACGTATCATCTCATTTGGCAAGATCCGCGTGGATATGCCACCGCGCTCGCCAAGCGCATCGCCCGCGCCGCGGAACGGCACAATGTCGCCTACGAACTCTGCTTCTGA